From Chitinivibrionales bacterium, the proteins below share one genomic window:
- a CDS encoding methyltransferase domain-containing protein encodes MAFSSYYKTRKVSGIGRRLNEVFAAAVAAEVKRNSRDGDAVLEVGPGEGGIADRLVPSLRYCVYEASPVLASGLREKGIEVREAFAPPFTEETATQNVVLATHVLEHMAGHFEARLLFTEAARVLVPGGVLIIVSPDFNDMGKLFFDVDYSHSFATTPNRLVQLAKDASLIVIKKRFLYGALPVFPGIICNLLVKLFFYILRPFKENTMFEYKGIFKLEYMFARAVYVVFQKPINFTEAKQD; translated from the coding sequence ATGGCATTTTCGAGTTACTATAAGACCAGGAAAGTAAGCGGAATCGGCAGGAGGCTGAACGAGGTATTCGCGGCTGCCGTTGCTGCCGAAGTTAAACGCAACTCAAGAGACGGCGATGCTGTACTTGAGGTGGGACCTGGCGAGGGTGGCATCGCGGACCGGCTTGTTCCATCGCTTAGGTATTGCGTTTACGAGGCAAGCCCGGTTCTTGCCTCCGGTCTCCGCGAAAAAGGAATCGAGGTGCGCGAGGCCTTTGCGCCGCCCTTTACCGAAGAGACCGCCACGCAAAACGTGGTACTGGCCACCCATGTTCTCGAACACATGGCGGGCCACTTCGAAGCGCGGCTGCTTTTCACGGAAGCCGCGCGCGTTCTTGTCCCCGGAGGGGTGCTCATCATAGTGTCGCCGGATTTCAACGACATGGGGAAGCTTTTTTTTGATGTTGATTATTCTCATTCCTTTGCCACCACACCGAATAGGCTTGTCCAGCTTGCAAAGGACGCCAGCCTTATTGTTATAAAAAAAAGGTTTCTGTACGGTGCATTGCCCGTTTTCCCGGGTATTATTTGCAATTTGCTGGTGAAACTCTTTTTTTATATTCTGCGGCCATTCAAGGAAAATACCATGTTCGAATATAAGGGCATTTTCAAATTGGAATACATGTTTGCCAGGGCGGTATACGTGGTTTTCCAGAAACCAATTAATTTTACAGAGGCCAAACAGGATTGA
- a CDS encoding 6-phosphofructokinase has protein sequence MAKLSGKAVIAQGGGPTAVINQSLVGAVLQARKYACIDNIYGALHGVSGIVKEDFLDLTQATTHNLEKVACSPSSAMCSTRDKPDAEYCAKIFKVLKAHDVRYFYYIGGNDSADTCRIVNENARKAGYELRVVHIPKTIDNDLRVTDHCPGFGSAGRFVSLAFAGLNLDNRSLPGVYIAVIMGRHAGFLTAASVFAKKYPDDGPHCIYLPEKAFDKDKFLADVDRYYKKYGRCIIAVSEGIGDKDGTPIIASLNNSSEKDAHGNVQLSGTGALGDALAGLVKDKLKIKRVRCDTFGYLQRSFLSVVSGVDAQEAREVGEKAVQFSVWADIDGSVAIRRTGDYSVEYFLTPLETVAKDTKHMPDEYIDAANSTVTEAFKDYARPLIGPMPEYERISAPQVSKLLA, from the coding sequence GTGGCCAAATTATCAGGAAAAGCAGTCATCGCACAGGGCGGCGGACCCACCGCTGTCATCAACCAGAGTCTCGTGGGCGCCGTTTTACAGGCGAGAAAATACGCATGCATCGACAACATCTACGGCGCGCTCCACGGCGTTTCCGGCATTGTCAAGGAGGATTTTCTCGACCTCACCCAGGCCACGACGCACAACCTCGAAAAGGTCGCCTGCTCGCCATCGTCGGCCATGTGCTCCACGCGCGATAAGCCCGACGCCGAATACTGTGCCAAGATCTTCAAGGTGCTCAAGGCGCACGACGTGCGGTATTTCTACTACATCGGCGGGAACGATTCGGCCGACACCTGCAGGATCGTGAACGAAAACGCGCGAAAGGCCGGCTATGAGCTGCGCGTGGTGCATATTCCGAAAACCATCGACAACGACCTCCGCGTCACCGACCACTGCCCCGGCTTCGGGTCGGCCGGCAGGTTCGTGAGCCTGGCCTTTGCCGGGCTCAACCTCGACAACCGCAGTCTTCCCGGCGTCTATATCGCGGTGATCATGGGGCGCCATGCGGGATTCCTGACCGCGGCGTCGGTCTTCGCGAAAAAATATCCCGACGACGGCCCGCATTGCATCTATCTGCCGGAAAAAGCGTTCGACAAGGATAAGTTTCTTGCCGACGTTGACAGGTACTACAAGAAATATGGCAGGTGCATCATTGCGGTATCGGAAGGCATCGGCGACAAGGACGGCACACCGATCATCGCCTCCCTCAATAATTCGAGCGAGAAAGACGCGCATGGCAATGTCCAGCTCTCCGGAACCGGCGCGCTCGGCGATGCCCTGGCAGGGCTCGTGAAGGACAAGCTTAAAATCAAGCGCGTGCGCTGCGATACCTTCGGCTATCTCCAACGAAGTTTTCTCAGCGTGGTTTCCGGCGTTGACGCGCAGGAAGCGCGCGAGGTGGGCGAGAAGGCGGTGCAGTTCTCGGTGTGGGCCGACATCGACGGCAGCGTAGCCATCCGCAGGACCGGCGATTACTCGGTGGAATATTTCCTCACCCCGCTCGAGACCGTGGCAAAAGACACCAAGCACATGCCCGACGAATACATCGACGCGGCGAACAGCACGGTCACCGAGGCGTTCAAGGATTACGCACGGCCGCTCATCGGGCCCATGCCCGAATACGAACGGATCTCGGCGCCGCAGGTGAGCAAACTGCTGGCATGA
- a CDS encoding LamG-like jellyroll fold domain-containing protein, translating to MLRRKLAALFLLSGMLYTASAGFLEADGNTVALWRFDEGQGTIVHDCSANHNDGIIYGAQWCDGLYGIALAFNGIDNYVSVPHSASLVSPSGAITLEAFVFVDSYNALSSWSHVLDKPHTYALSFDDGTPAFAACGVGNECWWTPESYSAPTGKWLHVAAQFDGQKRQIFVNDSLVAESLATGSIEHLSDYPVSDLVIGAGNLLSLRVGATGYFFHGKIDEVRISNIARYGKRCGYFTPDAHTIALYHFDEGEGSIVHDASGNSNDGTIIGAQWVDGRFCKALSFNGVNTYVSVPHSASLVSATKAITLEAFVKIFGFNQLSEWSHVLDKPHTYAMSFNNGTPAFAACGVGTECWWMPGNFMAPIEKWIHVAVQFDGCERHIYVDDSLVARIAATGTIAHLDGYPLSDLVIGAGNLLSLRQGATGYFFNGLIDEVRISDIARYGDVPTNIKNPKSESAARGLIVVKGSQILYVPKIETNGPVFLDIYNCSGKAIRSISCGNHGGGTIAFVWDGKDVSGRLVPSGPYVYRIRIDGCRISTLGILAR from the coding sequence ATGCTGAGAAGAAAGCTGGCGGCATTATTCCTGTTGTCGGGGATGCTTTATACCGCATCAGCCGGGTTTCTTGAAGCGGACGGCAATACAGTCGCATTATGGAGGTTTGATGAAGGGCAAGGCACTATCGTCCATGACTGTTCCGCCAACCACAATGACGGCATTATTTACGGCGCCCAATGGTGCGACGGCCTGTACGGAATCGCTTTGGCTTTTAACGGGATTGACAATTACGTTTCGGTTCCTCACTCGGCTTCGCTCGTGTCACCTTCCGGAGCGATCACGCTTGAGGCCTTTGTATTCGTGGATTCCTACAATGCGTTAAGCTCTTGGTCCCATGTACTGGACAAGCCTCATACCTATGCCTTGAGCTTTGATGATGGGACGCCTGCATTTGCTGCGTGCGGAGTCGGCAATGAATGCTGGTGGACCCCCGAATCGTATAGCGCTCCCACCGGAAAATGGCTGCATGTGGCTGCCCAGTTTGACGGCCAAAAAAGGCAGATTTTCGTAAATGATTCCCTTGTTGCCGAAAGCCTCGCGACCGGGAGTATTGAACACCTCTCGGATTATCCGGTGAGCGACCTTGTGATCGGCGCGGGCAACCTGCTTTCGTTGCGCGTTGGGGCAACAGGATATTTCTTCCATGGCAAGATCGACGAAGTGCGCATATCCAACATAGCGCGCTACGGCAAAAGGTGCGGATATTTCACTCCCGATGCGCACACCATAGCGTTATATCATTTTGATGAGGGGGAGGGAAGCATTGTTCACGATGCTTCCGGCAATTCAAATGACGGAACCATCATTGGTGCGCAATGGGTAGACGGACGTTTCTGCAAAGCGCTTTCCTTTAACGGTGTAAACACCTATGTTTCCGTTCCGCATTCCGCCTCCCTCGTGTCGGCGACAAAGGCTATAACACTAGAGGCTTTTGTGAAAATATTCGGATTCAATCAGTTGAGTGAATGGTCTCATGTGCTTGACAAACCTCATACCTACGCCATGAGCTTTAACAACGGCACTCCAGCCTTCGCAGCGTGCGGGGTAGGTACCGAATGTTGGTGGATGCCAGGAAACTTCATGGCACCAATTGAAAAATGGATCCATGTCGCCGTCCAGTTTGACGGATGCGAACGCCATATCTATGTTGATGATTCCCTTGTGGCAAGAATCGCCGCTACAGGAACAATAGCGCATCTGGATGGGTATCCGCTAAGCGATCTGGTGATAGGCGCGGGCAACTTGCTTTCACTACGGCAGGGTGCCACCGGATATTTTTTCAATGGCCTGATTGACGAGGTTCGTATCTCTGATATTGCCAGATATGGGGATGTTCCAACTAATATAAAAAATCCAAAATCAGAATCGGCTGCACGAGGGCTTATTGTGGTAAAAGGTTCACAGATACTGTATGTCCCCAAAATTGAAACAAACGGCCCCGTTTTCCTTGACATATATAATTGCTCTGGCAAAGCAATTCGAAGCATTTCCTGTGGGAACCATGGGGGAGGCACTATAGCGTTCGTATGGGATGGAAAGGATGTTTCTGGCCGGTTGGTTCCATCAGGTCCATACGTTTATCGTATTAGGATTGATGGTTGCCGGATCTCCACGTTGGGTATCCTTGCTCGATAA
- a CDS encoding alpha-amylase family glycosyl hydrolase has product MNAQGQKVPIIFNLFPRHYATMDDWIKAIPHVASMGFNWIFVNPFHATGFSGSLYAIKNYYELNPLFLKKDGDTADWRPLKKFVAACKGASMDVMMDLVINHTAFDSFLVKSNPVWYKRDAGGKLVSPHAIDPANADNVTVWGDLAEIDNYESKDKKGLWDYWNKLVQYFQEMGIAGFRCDAAYQVPAELWSYLINAAKKRYPRSVFLAETLGCTLEQMAEMKGTGFDFLYNSSKYWEFDKPWCLEQHEENKKIAPSISFPESHDTPRLAAEKPGTIQVQKMRYAFAAIFSSGLLMPAGYEYGAKNRMDVVKGSPKDVEQPQWELAGWIKQMNEFKLSQPVLCEEGTWRPLTEYDAEFMFLEKQSDNEQKPVLVCVNKNSEGELEIAAADLPEEIRHYKKMVRLTADAFKETPVSHHIMLKPADIIVFLR; this is encoded by the coding sequence ATGAACGCCCAGGGGCAAAAGGTTCCCATCATCTTTAATCTTTTTCCGCGCCATTATGCCACGATGGACGATTGGATCAAGGCGATCCCGCATGTCGCGTCAATGGGTTTCAATTGGATATTTGTCAATCCTTTCCATGCCACCGGGTTTTCGGGCAGCCTGTATGCGATCAAAAATTATTACGAGCTCAATCCGCTGTTCCTGAAAAAGGACGGCGACACCGCGGACTGGCGGCCGCTCAAGAAATTCGTCGCGGCCTGCAAAGGCGCCTCGATGGACGTCATGATGGACCTCGTGATCAACCATACCGCGTTTGATTCGTTTCTCGTCAAGTCCAACCCGGTGTGGTACAAGCGGGACGCCGGGGGGAAGCTGGTGAGCCCGCATGCCATTGACCCGGCAAACGCCGACAACGTGACGGTGTGGGGCGACCTTGCGGAGATTGACAATTACGAAAGCAAGGACAAGAAAGGGCTGTGGGACTACTGGAACAAGCTGGTACAGTATTTTCAGGAAATGGGCATCGCGGGTTTCCGCTGCGACGCGGCGTATCAGGTGCCCGCGGAGCTGTGGTCATATCTGATCAACGCGGCAAAGAAACGCTACCCGCGCTCCGTTTTTCTCGCGGAAACGCTCGGATGCACGCTGGAGCAGATGGCCGAAATGAAAGGCACGGGTTTTGATTTCCTGTACAATTCGTCGAAATACTGGGAGTTCGATAAGCCCTGGTGCCTCGAACAGCATGAGGAAAACAAAAAGATCGCGCCGTCGATCAGCTTTCCCGAATCGCACGATACACCGCGGCTTGCCGCCGAAAAACCGGGCACCATACAGGTCCAAAAGATGCGGTATGCCTTTGCCGCGATATTTTCCTCGGGACTGCTCATGCCCGCAGGATATGAATACGGCGCTAAAAACAGGATGGACGTGGTAAAGGGTTCGCCCAAGGACGTTGAGCAGCCCCAGTGGGAATTGGCCGGCTGGATAAAGCAGATGAATGAGTTCAAGTTAAGCCAGCCGGTGCTGTGCGAGGAAGGCACGTGGAGGCCCCTTACCGAATATGATGCTGAATTTATGTTTCTCGAAAAGCAATCGGACAACGAACAGAAACCCGTGCTTGTGTGTGTCAATAAAAATTCCGAAGGGGAGCTTGAGATCGCCGCCGCGGACCTGCCCGAGGAAATCAGGCATTATAAAAAAATGGTTCGGCTTACCGCAGATGCATTCAAAGAAACGCCGGTTTCGCACCATATCATGCTGAAACCCGCCGATATAATCGTCTTTCTGCGATGA
- a CDS encoding HAD family hydrolase: MSQKKKALFLDRDGVINEDSDYPHKPGQIVFNPGVFDLCLQAQEKGYSIVVVTNQAGVAKGRFTEADVQALHRWMAQRFLEKGITIAGFYYCPFHKNGTIEEYKKDSDCRKPKPGMFLKAAEDLDIDLSKSIMVGDKQSDRIELPELKCFVIKSRYSGDNYDFGDIDKVKDVL, encoded by the coding sequence ATGAGCCAAAAGAAAAAAGCCCTTTTCCTTGACCGGGACGGCGTCATCAACGAAGACAGCGACTATCCCCACAAACCCGGGCAAATCGTGTTCAATCCGGGCGTGTTTGACCTGTGCCTCCAGGCGCAGGAAAAAGGCTATAGCATCGTCGTTGTCACGAATCAGGCGGGCGTCGCAAAGGGCCGTTTCACCGAGGCCGATGTTCAGGCGCTTCACCGATGGATGGCGCAGCGTTTCCTTGAAAAGGGGATCACCATCGCGGGGTTCTACTATTGCCCTTTTCATAAAAACGGGACCATCGAAGAATATAAAAAAGACTCCGACTGCCGCAAACCCAAGCCGGGAATGTTTTTAAAGGCCGCGGAGGACCTTGATATCGATTTGTCAAAGTCAATCATGGTGGGTGACAAGCAGTCGGACCGCATCGAGCTTCCTGAATTGAAATGTTTTGTCATTAAAAGCCGGTATTCAGGCGATAATTACGACTTTGGCGATATCGACAAGGTGAAAGATGTTCTGTAA
- a CDS encoding lysylphosphatidylglycerol synthase transmembrane domain-containing protein yields the protein MGGLALVLSMVYIDNEHNRTFIIQKIHILSAQSFFKNFLLLPLRFLVAIVPIAWIFLSIKWNQMAHTVASIAWWTVPLLFVVIVSSMFLQGIRWWILLRTFDRGLTIAKTLRAHFVGLYFSIVLPSSGAQNVVRAMLLSKEAGYSLSWGSSWVASIIGLFALAFMSVFGLVCIDRSTLPKGFFESIVSAFCVLIVLFYLSFSKRATGPMRKLLYKIIPLRFLKALENIREAIYRYRAARGYLLVVVLVTLFMQVTITAGACFVIYGISRKFILFECLLYLPIIEILCISIPLTPNGLGIREGLLALMFSQVGLTKEQLGIYIVLGFFSISLKLLGGIPLLLGGGKEVKDIKNRLLFQAELPKTGNTKC from the coding sequence ATGGGCGGGTTGGCGTTGGTTTTGTCAATGGTGTATATTGATAACGAACATAATCGGACATTCATCATTCAAAAAATACATATTTTGAGCGCCCAAAGCTTTTTTAAAAATTTCCTTCTGCTGCCGCTCCGCTTTCTAGTGGCGATTGTGCCCATTGCATGGATTTTTTTAAGTATCAAATGGAACCAAATGGCACATACGGTGGCAAGCATTGCATGGTGGACCGTTCCGCTCCTTTTCGTCGTCATCGTCTCGAGTATGTTTCTCCAGGGCATCCGATGGTGGATACTGCTCCGCACATTTGATCGCGGCCTGACCATTGCCAAAACGCTCAGGGCGCACTTTGTCGGCCTCTACTTCTCAATTGTGCTGCCATCTTCAGGGGCGCAGAATGTCGTACGCGCAATGCTCCTTTCTAAAGAAGCTGGGTACTCACTCAGCTGGGGATCTTCATGGGTGGCGAGCATTATCGGCCTGTTTGCATTGGCCTTTATGTCGGTATTCGGACTGGTTTGCATTGACCGATCAACGCTTCCGAAAGGTTTCTTCGAATCAATCGTATCCGCATTCTGCGTCCTGATTGTCCTCTTCTACCTTTCGTTCTCAAAACGCGCCACCGGACCGATGCGCAAGCTGCTTTACAAAATTATACCGCTGCGCTTTCTCAAAGCGCTGGAGAATATACGTGAAGCGATTTACAGGTACCGAGCGGCCCGGGGTTATCTTCTTGTGGTAGTACTCGTCACACTTTTCATGCAAGTTACTATAACCGCTGGAGCATGTTTTGTCATCTACGGCATTTCAAGAAAATTCATCCTTTTTGAATGCCTGTTGTATCTCCCAATTATCGAAATCCTCTGTATCTCCATTCCACTCACGCCGAATGGCCTCGGCATAAGGGAAGGACTGCTTGCCCTGATGTTTTCACAAGTGGGTCTGACAAAAGAGCAGCTCGGTATCTACATTGTCCTTGGTTTTTTTTCCATATCCTTGAAACTGCTCGGCGGAATCCCGCTGCTGTTGGGCGGCGGTAAAGAAGTAAAAGATATAAAAAACAGGCTCCTTTTTCAGGCGGAATTGCCGAAAACAGGAAATACGAAGTGCTAA
- a CDS encoding glycosyltransferase family 4 protein, with the protein MGIFPWIAEKAALAFGKNYITLTDSMASHLLSKRKNIRAKAGYVSFESSLFSASAAFDEFVLCFGRIDVHMKGLDILIPAFEKIASRFPKYKLIIAGRGQETNVNWVLKRIKDSPYRDRIQCLVNINDDKRKELLQSAAFVCMPSRFEGWNIAAVEAAACSRATLGTRVQGLTDAIKENVTGLLVPPEDVDALAEKMALLLADPGLRERLGKNGYKWAQNFTWEEVAKIQEDFYREVFQSNK; encoded by the coding sequence TTGGGAATATTCCCCTGGATTGCCGAGAAGGCCGCGCTTGCATTCGGAAAGAACTACATCACCCTTACGGACAGCATGGCCAGCCATCTTTTATCCAAGAGAAAAAACATACGGGCAAAGGCCGGGTATGTCAGTTTTGAAAGCTCCCTCTTTTCAGCCTCCGCCGCATTTGATGAATTTGTTCTTTGCTTCGGCCGCATCGACGTTCACATGAAGGGGCTTGACATTCTGATCCCTGCATTTGAAAAAATCGCAAGCAGGTTTCCAAAATACAAACTCATCATTGCGGGCCGCGGCCAGGAAACCAATGTCAACTGGGTATTGAAAAGGATTAAGGATTCGCCCTATCGGGATCGAATCCAATGTCTTGTCAACATCAATGACGACAAAAGAAAGGAACTGCTGCAGTCCGCAGCATTTGTCTGCATGCCTTCTCGCTTCGAGGGTTGGAACATAGCGGCCGTTGAGGCGGCGGCGTGTTCCCGGGCAACGCTCGGCACCAGGGTCCAAGGCTTGACTGATGCAATAAAGGAAAATGTGACAGGGCTTCTCGTACCGCCGGAAGACGTTGACGCGCTTGCGGAAAAGATGGCGTTGCTGCTCGCCGATCCCGGTTTACGGGAAAGGCTGGGAAAAAACGGCTATAAATGGGCGCAGAATTTTACGTGGGAAGAAGTGGCGAAAATCCAAGAAGATTTTTATCGGGAAGTATTCCAATCCAATAAGTAA
- a CDS encoding class I SAM-dependent methyltransferase codes for MTKNDGDSSAITREYYDASYYRSHMLRLAQNDRFTRVKVRRVFQLLKPRPSELILDLGSGVGTIMIAISDAGATPVGLDYSFRSLQLAQENYKKSRPDSNFMGVCCDGRFFSLRDGSLDAVAAVDFTEHLNDTTLLATLEEVFRVLKKDGRFVLYTPSKTHVFERLKRHNIILKKDESHIGLRTMEEYRQLLLKCGFVIVKSMFFSTDIPVFNTLESAVMRIPLVGGLARRRIGVCASK; via the coding sequence TTGACCAAAAACGACGGCGATTCATCTGCGATCACCCGTGAGTATTACGATGCATCGTATTACCGAAGCCACATGCTTAGGCTTGCTCAGAACGACCGATTCACCAGGGTCAAAGTACGGCGCGTATTCCAGCTTCTTAAACCGCGGCCCAGCGAACTGATTCTTGACCTGGGTTCGGGCGTGGGCACCATCATGATAGCGATTTCCGACGCGGGCGCAACGCCTGTCGGCCTTGATTATTCATTCAGGTCGCTGCAGCTGGCTCAGGAGAATTATAAAAAAAGCAGGCCCGATTCTAATTTTATGGGGGTATGCTGCGACGGAAGGTTTTTTTCCCTTAGGGACGGATCGCTTGACGCCGTCGCCGCCGTGGATTTTACCGAGCACCTTAATGACACGACCCTGCTGGCCACGCTTGAAGAGGTTTTCCGCGTCCTGAAAAAAGACGGCCGTTTTGTCCTATACACCCCAAGTAAAACGCATGTTTTTGAGCGCCTCAAACGTCATAATATCATCCTGAAGAAGGACGAGTCTCACATAGGTCTTCGTACCATGGAAGAATACCGTCAACTGCTTTTAAAGTGCGGCTTCGTTATTGTCAAATCCATGTTTTTTTCCACCGATATCCCCGTATTCAATACTCTTGAATCGGCCGTTATGAGAATTCCCCTGGTTGGCGGGCTCGCCAGAAGAAGGATTGGCGTCTGCGCAAGCAAGTAA